A DNA window from Altererythrobacter sp. B11 contains the following coding sequences:
- a CDS encoding autotransporter assembly complex protein TamA, with translation MRRLAAVLAASVSLFTTPLAAQQAADQRLEDLIPDSAVADPESWAAQGVEQAEQPQGEPATPADPAPEADSPLAEEPGIDIPWPDNAQLPEVEPLAPQEDIEFATFGDMPEPPPSSGAQERISSELVLAFPEDAERFPEREAFVDRFKSLSTIVQLDDDDNDARLAAQAEEDEELLQRLLRIYGYYNGEVIRAISDGGESDEQRVAADTKPSVRFDILPGVQYRFGAVDLGGLASAGSDYPLLRETFGIESGDPLLSDRIVSQRYALDTALGENGYAFARIADPRLLVDHDREEGDLTLDVQPGGKYRIGKVTSNVPDYMSARHLQDIARFNPGDVYRRSLQLDLRQAILATGLAGRTTITPVEVAPPADGEPGTVDIAVEMTKAPLRTIAGSLGYGTGEGLKAQASWEHRNLFPPEGMLRFRGIAGTREQLLGATFRKNNFHNRDRILTVDAFASTIDYDAYEAETLSLVGTYERVSTLLFQKPFSWSMGLELVATAQRERDAQGNRGPRQTFLIAALPFSALIDTSDDLLDPTRGYRLGGKTSPELSTRGGMQRFYVRNEVDASYYRKVSERVVLAARAKLGSITGAPLAAIAPSRRLYAGGAGSVRGYGYQAIGPSNSAGDPSGGRSVAEFSLEARVRTGLLGGALGVVPFVDAGTVGDDSLPDFKEVKFGAGVGLRYYTSFGPLRVDVATPINPGPEDAPIAVYVALGQAF, from the coding sequence TTGCGCCGCCTGGCCGCGGTTCTTGCCGCCTCCGTTTCGCTGTTCACCACGCCGCTTGCCGCGCAGCAGGCGGCGGATCAGCGGCTGGAGGATCTGATCCCCGATTCCGCCGTGGCCGATCCGGAAAGCTGGGCGGCACAGGGTGTGGAGCAGGCGGAGCAACCGCAGGGCGAGCCTGCCACGCCGGCCGACCCCGCGCCAGAGGCGGATTCGCCGCTGGCCGAAGAGCCCGGCATCGACATCCCGTGGCCCGATAATGCGCAATTGCCCGAGGTGGAGCCGCTGGCGCCGCAGGAGGACATCGAGTTCGCCACCTTTGGCGACATGCCCGAGCCGCCGCCTTCGTCCGGCGCGCAGGAGCGGATTTCTTCCGAACTGGTGCTGGCCTTCCCCGAGGATGCGGAGCGCTTCCCCGAGCGGGAGGCCTTCGTGGACCGCTTCAAGAGCCTGTCCACCATCGTGCAGCTGGACGACGACGACAATGATGCGCGGCTGGCTGCGCAGGCCGAGGAAGACGAGGAGCTGCTGCAGCGCCTGCTGCGCATCTATGGCTATTATAATGGCGAGGTGATCCGCGCGATCAGCGATGGCGGCGAGAGCGACGAGCAGCGCGTGGCGGCGGATACCAAGCCAAGCGTGCGCTTCGACATCCTGCCAGGCGTGCAGTACCGCTTCGGCGCGGTGGATCTGGGCGGGCTTGCCAGCGCGGGCAGCGATTATCCGCTGCTGCGCGAGACATTCGGCATCGAGAGCGGGGATCCCCTGCTGTCCGATCGCATCGTGTCGCAGCGCTATGCGCTCGATACGGCGCTGGGGGAGAACGGCTATGCCTTCGCGCGTATCGCCGATCCGCGTCTGCTGGTGGACCACGACCGGGAGGAGGGTGACCTCACGCTGGATGTGCAGCCGGGCGGCAAATATCGCATCGGCAAGGTGACGTCCAACGTCCCCGATTACATGTCCGCCCGGCATCTGCAGGACATTGCGCGCTTCAATCCGGGCGATGTCTATCGCCGCAGCCTGCAGCTGGACCTGCGGCAGGCGATCCTCGCCACCGGGCTGGCCGGCCGCACCACGATCACCCCGGTGGAGGTGGCCCCTCCCGCCGATGGCGAGCCGGGCACGGTGGATATCGCGGTGGAGATGACCAAGGCACCGCTGCGCACCATCGCCGGTTCCCTCGGTTATGGCACCGGCGAAGGCCTGAAGGCGCAGGCGAGTTGGGAACATCGCAACCTCTTCCCGCCGGAAGGCATGCTGCGCTTCCGCGGCATAGCCGGCACGCGTGAGCAATTGCTGGGCGCCACCTTCCGCAAGAACAACTTCCACAATCGCGACCGCATTCTGACCGTGGACGCCTTCGCCAGCACGATCGATTACGACGCCTATGAGGCGGAGACCCTCTCGCTGGTGGGGACATATGAGCGGGTCAGCACGCTGCTGTTCCAGAAGCCGTTCAGCTGGTCGATGGGGCTGGAACTTGTCGCCACGGCGCAGCGGGAGCGGGATGCGCAAGGCAATCGCGGCCCGCGCCAGACCTTTCTGATCGCGGCCCTGCCGTTTTCTGCCCTGATCGACACCAGCGACGATCTGCTCGACCCCACCCGTGGCTATCGCCTGGGGGGCAAGACCTCGCCCGAGCTTTCCACGCGCGGCGGGATGCAGCGGTTCTATGTCCGCAACGAAGTGGATGCGAGCTACTACCGCAAGGTGAGCGAGCGGGTGGTGCTGGCGGCGCGGGCAAAGCTGGGCAGCATCACCGGCGCCCCGCTGGCCGCCATTGCGCCCTCGCGGCGGCTCTATGCCGGCGGCGCGGGTTCGGTGCGCGGCTATGGCTATCAGGCGATCGGCCCCAGCAACAGCGCGGGCGATCCCTCGGGCGGTCGCTCGGTGGCCGAATTCTCGCTGGAGGCGCGGGTGCGCACCGGCCTGCTGGGCGGCGCGCTGGGCGTGGTGCCCTTTGTCGATGCCGGCACGGTGGGCGATGACTCCCTGCCCGATTTCAAAGAGGTGAAGTTCGGCGCCGGCGTGGGCCTGCGCTATTACACCAGCTTCGGTCCGCTGCGCGTGGACGTGGCCACGCCGATCAACCCAGGGCCGGAGGATGCGCCCATCGCGGTCTATGTGGCGCTGGGGCAGGCCTTCTGA
- a CDS encoding arginyltransferase produces the protein MTAPVRFPRFFVTSPAPCPYLAGKTERKVFTELKGPHAEQLNDALGRIGFRRSQTVAYRPSCLDCRACVSVRVAAQEFRPSGTQRRALRSHGDLVVTECRPWATSEQYDLLRRYLAARHPGGGMAAMDEIDYADMVEHTAVSSFVIEYREPTEDGRPGRLVGACLTDRQGDGLSMIYSFYDPDHTVRSGLGNFIILDHIRRAAEEDLPYVYLGYWVEGSQRMQYKVRYRPLERLGPTGWRRFTDDEQAQLIDAIAGEAGRRLDSPPGSTKDGVPGGQKLYKLA, from the coding sequence GTGACGGCCCCGGTCCGCTTCCCCCGCTTCTTTGTCACCAGCCCGGCGCCATGCCCTTATCTGGCGGGCAAGACCGAGCGAAAGGTGTTTACAGAGCTCAAGGGGCCGCACGCTGAACAGCTGAACGATGCGCTGGGCCGGATCGGTTTCCGCCGCAGCCAGACGGTGGCCTACCGCCCCAGCTGCCTCGATTGCCGGGCCTGCGTCTCGGTGCGTGTGGCCGCGCAGGAGTTCCGGCCTTCCGGTACGCAGCGGCGCGCGTTGCGCAGCCACGGCGATCTGGTGGTGACGGAATGCCGCCCCTGGGCCACGTCAGAACAATATGATCTGCTGCGCCGTTATCTGGCGGCGCGCCATCCCGGCGGTGGCATGGCGGCCATGGACGAGATCGACTATGCCGACATGGTGGAACACACTGCCGTTTCGAGCTTTGTGATCGAATATCGGGAGCCTACAGAGGATGGGCGGCCGGGCCGCCTGGTCGGCGCCTGCCTTACCGACCGGCAGGGTGACGGGCTGTCGATGATCTACAGCTTCTACGATCCCGATCATACGGTGCGGAGCGGGCTTGGGAACTTCATCATCCTCGACCACATCCGCCGCGCCGCCGAGGAAGACCTTCCCTATGTCTATCTCGGCTATTGGGTCGAAGGCTCGCAGCGCATGCAATACAAGGTCCGCTATCGCCCGCTGGAGCGGCTGGGGCCGACCGGCTGGCGCCGCTTTACCGATGATGAGCAGGCCCAGCTCATCGACGCCATTGCCGGCGAGGCCGGACGGCGCCTGGACAGTCCGCCGGGCAGCACAAAGGACGGCGTGCCCGGAGGGCAGAAGCTCTACAAGCTCGCCTGA
- a CDS encoding threonine ammonia-lyase gives MNAPHTLAAQPSTATLDLADIRAAAQRIEGAVMRTPTLHSRTLSQIFGAEIWLKFENLQFTAAYKERGALNALLLMDKAQRERGVIAASAGNHAQGLSYHGTRLGVPVTIVMPRTTPTVKVMQTESVGGKVVLEGETFDEAYAHARKLESELGLTFVHPFDDPHVAAGQGTVGLEMLADAPGLETLVVPIGGGGLISGIGTVAKAQTPPVEVIGVQARLYPSMYGHIKGEAMPCGGDTLAEGIAVKEPGQFTRQIIRRVVDDILLVDEAALEEAVSLLLQIEKTVVEGAGAAGLAALLTHRERFAGRKVGLVLCGGNIDTRLLANVLLRDLARSGRLARLRITLQDRPGALYKVMKEFDEHSVNILEIYHQRIFTNLPAKGLVTDIECEARDRHQLEGLVDALRARGYSVSHVELN, from the coding sequence ATGAACGCCCCGCACACTCTCGCCGCCCAGCCTTCCACCGCCACGCTCGATCTGGCGGACATTCGCGCGGCGGCGCAGCGGATCGAAGGCGCGGTGATGCGCACCCCCACGCTGCACAGCCGCACGCTGTCGCAGATTTTCGGGGCGGAGATCTGGCTGAAGTTCGAAAATTTGCAGTTCACTGCCGCCTATAAGGAACGCGGGGCGCTGAATGCGCTGCTGCTGATGGACAAGGCGCAGCGCGAACGCGGCGTGATCGCGGCATCGGCCGGCAATCACGCGCAGGGCCTGTCCTACCACGGCACCCGGCTGGGCGTGCCGGTGACGATCGTGATGCCGCGCACCACCCCCACGGTGAAGGTGATGCAGACCGAAAGCGTTGGCGGCAAGGTGGTGCTGGAAGGCGAAACCTTCGACGAAGCCTATGCCCACGCCCGCAAGCTGGAAAGCGAGCTGGGGCTGACCTTCGTCCATCCGTTCGACGATCCGCATGTGGCCGCCGGGCAGGGCACGGTGGGGCTGGAAATGCTGGCGGATGCGCCGGGGCTGGAAACGCTGGTGGTGCCGATCGGCGGCGGCGGGCTGATTTCCGGCATCGGCACGGTGGCCAAGGCGCAGACCCCGCCGGTGGAAGTGATCGGCGTGCAGGCGCGGCTCTACCCCTCCATGTATGGACACATAAAGGGGGAGGCGATGCCCTGCGGCGGCGATACGCTGGCCGAAGGCATCGCGGTGAAGGAACCGGGGCAGTTCACCCGCCAGATCATCCGCCGCGTGGTGGACGATATCCTGCTGGTGGATGAAGCGGCGCTGGAAGAGGCGGTTTCGCTGCTGCTGCAGATCGAAAAGACGGTGGTGGAAGGCGCCGGCGCCGCTGGCCTGGCCGCGCTGCTGACGCATCGCGAACGGTTCGCCGGGCGCAAGGTGGGGCTGGTGCTGTGCGGCGGCAATATCGATACCCGCCTGCTGGCGAATGTGCTGCTGCGCGATCTCGCCCGTTCCGGCCGGCTGGCCCGGCTCAGGATCACGCTGCAGGATCGGCCGGGCGCGCTCTACAAGGTGATGAAGGAGTTTGACGAACACAGCGTCAATATTCTCGAAATCTATCACCAGCGCATCTTCACCAACCTGCCTGCCAAGGGGCTGGTGACCGATATCGAATGCGAAGCGCGCGATCGCCACCAGCTGGAAGGGCTGGTGGATGCGCTGCGGGCGCGGGGCTATTCTGTTAGCCATGTGGAGCTGAACTGA
- a CDS encoding NAD(P)-dependent oxidoreductase translates to MRGANRQVGGMSEKQTVAFLGLGVMGAPMAGHLARAGHAVTVYNRTTSKAEAWVERHRAEGLSVSMAATPAEAAAGKAMVLSCVGNDDDLAEVVLGPEGALAAMAPGTLFVDHTTVSPGLARRIAQAAEAGGVAALDAPVSGGQAGAESGRLSVMCGGSESAMAAAEPVIAAYAARITHVGPAGAGQAAKAVNQICIAGTLAGLSEAVRFADAAGLDMAKVLAAISGGAAQSWQMENRWDTMAAGEFDFGFAIDWMRKDLAIALGEAKAQDLSLPVTALVDQFYAQVQAMGGARQDTSALIRHLPERKRP, encoded by the coding sequence TTGCGCGGCGCAAACCGGCAGGTGGGCGGCATGAGTGAGAAACAGACCGTCGCCTTCCTCGGCCTGGGCGTGATGGGCGCCCCCATGGCAGGCCACCTCGCCCGCGCCGGCCATGCCGTCACCGTGTACAATCGCACCACCAGTAAGGCGGAAGCCTGGGTGGAACGGCACCGCGCCGAAGGCCTGTCCGTGTCCATGGCCGCAACTCCGGCGGAGGCCGCTGCGGGCAAGGCCATGGTGCTGAGCTGCGTGGGCAATGATGATGATCTGGCGGAGGTCGTACTCGGCCCGGAGGGCGCGCTGGCGGCGATGGCGCCAGGCACGCTGTTCGTGGATCACACCACCGTCTCGCCCGGCCTTGCGCGGCGGATCGCACAGGCGGCCGAAGCAGGCGGCGTGGCCGCGCTGGATGCCCCCGTCTCGGGCGGGCAGGCGGGCGCGGAAAGCGGCCGGCTGTCGGTTATGTGCGGCGGCAGCGAGAGCGCCATGGCGGCGGCAGAGCCGGTGATCGCCGCCTATGCCGCGCGCATCACCCATGTCGGGCCGGCCGGCGCGGGGCAGGCCGCGAAGGCCGTGAACCAGATCTGCATCGCCGGCACGCTGGCGGGGCTGTCCGAGGCGGTGCGCTTTGCCGATGCGGCGGGGCTGGACATGGCGAAGGTGCTGGCGGCCATTTCTGGCGGGGCGGCGCAAAGCTGGCAGATGGAAAACCGCTGGGACACCATGGCCGCGGGCGAATTCGATTTCGGCTTCGCGATCGACTGGATGCGCAAGGATCTGGCGATCGCGCTGGGCGAAGCCAAGGCGCAGGACCTTTCCCTGCCCGTCACCGCATTGGTGGACCAGTTCTATGCGCAGGTGCAGGCCATGGGCGGCGCGCGGCAGGATACCAGCGCCCTCATCCGCCATTTGCCTGAAAGGAAGCGCCCGTGA
- a CDS encoding amidohydrolase — protein MKLRYLAALALLLPSAALADTLVDNIDGLSVDRQGKVTRFAGMVIGDDGRIVEILKRYDKPSGKVDYREDGRGRVVIPGLIDSHVHVMGLGLAQLSLDLSGTRSLQEAQARLAAYAAAHPDQPWIVGWGWDQEAWGLGRFPTATELDAVVGDRPVWLSRIDGHAGWANSAAMKAAGVTAKTADPEGGRVLRVPGGKVPAGVFVDAATALVEGSVPPPRPQDRDLALHEAQELLIRNGVTAVADMGTSIEDWMTFRRAGDLGRLSIRIMAYADSVPTMLLIGGTGPTPWLYEDRLRLDGLKLYLDGALGSRGALLKAPYADDPGNSGLALLNGTQLRNLMSRAAMDNFQVAIHAIGDAANAEALGAIEELSQDYQGDRRWRIEHAQIVDPADIARFGQHGIIASMQPQHQTSDRVMAEARLGPDRLAGAYAWRSLLQAGAPLAFGSDAPVEPPQPFAGIAAAISRQDAEGQPEGGWMPQEAVTREQALAAYTAGAAFAGFAEGHFGELKPGERADFLMLDRDPLRADAAAIRDTQVLQTWIGGRKLFDRTEPARPLEEDEAGPTR, from the coding sequence GTGAAGCTGCGCTATCTCGCCGCGCTGGCCCTGCTGCTGCCCTCCGCGGCGCTGGCCGATACGCTGGTCGACAATATCGACGGCCTCAGCGTGGACCGGCAGGGCAAGGTCACGCGCTTTGCCGGGATGGTGATCGGGGACGACGGACGGATCGTCGAGATTCTCAAGCGCTATGACAAGCCGAGCGGCAAGGTCGATTACCGCGAGGACGGGCGGGGCCGGGTGGTGATCCCCGGCCTGATCGATTCGCATGTGCATGTGATGGGGCTCGGCCTCGCGCAGCTTTCGCTCGATCTTTCGGGCACCCGTTCGCTGCAGGAGGCGCAGGCCCGTCTCGCCGCCTATGCCGCTGCCCATCCCGACCAGCCGTGGATCGTCGGCTGGGGCTGGGATCAGGAAGCATGGGGCCTCGGCCGCTTCCCCACCGCTACCGAGCTGGACGCGGTGGTGGGCGATCGCCCGGTGTGGCTTTCGCGGATCGACGGGCATGCCGGCTGGGCCAACAGCGCCGCGATGAAGGCTGCGGGCGTCACGGCCAAGACCGCCGATCCCGAAGGCGGGCGCGTGCTGCGCGTGCCGGGCGGCAAGGTGCCGGCCGGGGTGTTCGTGGATGCCGCCACCGCACTGGTGGAAGGCAGCGTGCCCCCGCCCCGCCCGCAGGACCGCGATCTCGCCCTGCACGAAGCGCAGGAGCTGCTGATCCGCAACGGGGTGACCGCGGTGGCCGACATGGGCACCAGTATCGAAGACTGGATGACCTTCCGCCGCGCGGGCGATCTCGGCCGGCTGAGCATCCGCATCATGGCCTATGCCGATTCGGTGCCCACCATGCTGCTGATCGGCGGCACCGGCCCCACCCCGTGGCTCTATGAGGACCGGCTGCGGCTGGACGGGCTGAAGCTCTATCTCGACGGCGCGCTGGGTTCGCGCGGGGCGCTGCTGAAGGCACCCTATGCCGACGATCCGGGCAATTCCGGCCTCGCGCTGCTCAACGGCACGCAATTGCGCAATCTGATGAGCCGCGCGGCGATGGACAACTTCCAGGTGGCGATCCACGCCATCGGCGATGCCGCCAATGCCGAGGCGCTGGGCGCGATCGAGGAGCTGTCGCAGGATTATCAGGGGGACCGGCGCTGGCGCATCGAACATGCGCAGATCGTCGATCCGGCGGACATCGCCCGCTTCGGCCAGCACGGCATCATCGCCTCCATGCAGCCGCAGCACCAGACGTCCGACCGGGTGATGGCCGAAGCGCGGCTGGGGCCGGACCGGCTGGCCGGGGCCTACGCCTGGCGCTCACTGCTGCAGGCCGGCGCGCCGCTGGCCTTCGGGTCCGACGCGCCGGTGGAACCGCCGCAGCCCTTCGCCGGCATCGCCGCCGCGATCAGCCGGCAGGATGCCGAGGGTCAGCCGGAGGGCGGATGGATGCCGCAGGAAGCCGTCACCCGTGAGCAGGCGCTGGCGGCCTACACCGCCGGCGCGGCCTTCGCCGGTTTTGCCGAGGGGCATTTCGGCGAGCTGAAGCCGGGCGAGCGCGCCGATTTCCTGATGCTGGACCGCGATCCGCTGCGCGCCGATGCGGCGGCGATCCGCGATACGCAGGTGCTCCAGACATGGATCGGCGGGCGCAAGCTGTTCGACCGGACGGAGCCTGCGCGGCCGCTGGAGGAAGACGAAGCCGGCCCCACCCGCTGA
- the tatC gene encoding twin-arginine translocase subunit TatC, with protein sequence MAFKISDIDDTQTPLLEHLIELRKRLVRAVMALGVAFAFCLYFADDIFGFLVRPLTEAFPPGQGRLVYTKLYEAFFVEIKVALFAAFFISFPIIANQIWAFVAPGLYAREKKAFLPFLVATPVLFVLGASLAYFVVMPTAFRWFLGFQGTTGGLQQEALPAMGEYLDLVMRFILAFGMSFLLPVLLMLLNRAGLVTRAQLVSMRRYAVVLIFILSAVITPPDVISQLMLAVPLLVLFEGSLLLIYFSEKKAAQQAGAEAAADSEEAATGNSPN encoded by the coding sequence ATGGCCTTCAAGATTTCCGACATTGACGATACGCAGACCCCGCTGCTCGAGCATTTGATCGAGCTGCGCAAGCGGCTGGTGCGCGCGGTGATGGCGCTGGGCGTGGCCTTCGCCTTCTGCCTCTATTTCGCGGACGATATCTTCGGCTTCCTCGTCCGCCCCCTGACCGAGGCGTTTCCGCCGGGGCAGGGGCGGCTGGTCTATACGAAGCTCTACGAAGCCTTCTTCGTGGAGATCAAGGTGGCGCTGTTCGCCGCCTTCTTCATCAGCTTTCCGATCATCGCCAACCAGATCTGGGCCTTCGTGGCGCCGGGCCTCTATGCGCGCGAGAAAAAGGCCTTCCTGCCCTTCCTGGTCGCCACGCCGGTGCTGTTCGTGCTGGGTGCCAGCCTCGCCTATTTCGTGGTGATGCCCACGGCCTTCCGCTGGTTCCTGGGCTTCCAAGGGACGACCGGCGGGCTGCAGCAGGAAGCGCTGCCGGCGATGGGCGAATATCTCGACCTCGTGATGCGCTTCATCCTGGCCTTCGGGATGAGCTTCCTGCTGCCGGTGCTGCTGATGCTGCTCAACCGGGCGGGCCTCGTCACGCGGGCGCAGCTTGTGTCCATGCGCCGCTATGCCGTGGTGCTGATCTTCATCCTCTCCGCCGTGATTACCCCGCCGGACGTGATTTCGCAGCTGATGCTGGCGGTGCCGCTGCTGGTGCTGTTCGAAGGATCGCTGCTGCTGATCTATTTCAGCGAGAAGAAGGCGGCGCAGCAGGCCGGCGCGGAAGCTGCGGCGGATAGCGAAGAGGCCGCCACCGGGAACTCCCCGAACTGA
- the tatB gene encoding Sec-independent protein translocase protein TatB: protein MFDIGASELLLIIIVAVVVIGPKDMPLALRTAGRWIGKFRRMSSQFRAGLDAMVREAEMQEMEQKWREQNEKVMREHPNGGPAEMEPTGALPPPRPATEPEGASAESKAPPPPPPPSPAPAAQTSLPLDQSEAER, encoded by the coding sequence ATGTTCGATATCGGCGCGTCAGAGCTGCTGCTTATCATAATCGTGGCCGTGGTCGTGATCGGCCCGAAGGACATGCCGCTGGCCCTCCGCACCGCGGGGCGCTGGATCGGCAAGTTCCGCCGCATGTCCAGCCAGTTCCGCGCGGGGCTGGATGCGATGGTCCGCGAGGCGGAAATGCAGGAAATGGAGCAGAAGTGGCGGGAGCAGAACGAGAAGGTGATGCGCGAGCATCCCAATGGCGGCCCGGCGGAAATGGAGCCGACCGGCGCCCTGCCGCCGCCGCGCCCTGCCACCGAGCCCGAGGGGGCGAGCGCCGAAAGCAAGGCTCCGCCGCCTCCGCCGCCACCTTCCCCCGCGCCCGCCGCACAGACTTCGCTGCCGCTGGACCAGAGCGAGGCGGAGCGGTGA
- the tatA gene encoding twin-arginine translocase TatA/TatE family subunit, with product MNIGPFQIIIIALVILVLFGRGRISEMMGDFGKGVKSFRQGLNEDEKTPHKPEAARIEGPVHEAKPAGETTADKSAR from the coding sequence GTGAATATCGGACCGTTTCAGATCATCATCATCGCGCTCGTGATCCTCGTCCTGTTCGGCCGCGGCCGCATCAGCGAGATGATGGGCGATTTCGGCAAGGGCGTGAAAAGCTTCCGCCAGGGCCTGAACGAGGATGAGAAGACTCCGCACAAGCCGGAGGCCGCGCGTATCGAAGGCCCTGTGCACGAGGCCAAGCCGGCGGGGGAAACCACCGCTGACAAGTCCGCGCGCTAA
- the scpB gene encoding SMC-Scp complex subunit ScpB yields the protein MSERPDDLVRAVEATLFAAEEPMSVEQLSAHLEGAEVRPALRELEEHYRERGVRLVERGRRWQFQTAPDLAHLLRREREQARRLSRAATEVLAIVAYHEPVSRAEIEAIRGVQTAKGTLDVLMEAGWVRVAGRREVPGRPVIYATTPDFLSHFGLASRRDLPGIDELKAAGLLDPVDEAYAELVGGGDDEGEAGEGDAAEADEQSPADVITASDFAPLEKPEESA from the coding sequence ATGAGCGAACGGCCCGACGATCTGGTGCGCGCGGTGGAAGCGACGCTGTTCGCCGCGGAAGAGCCGATGAGCGTGGAGCAGCTTTCCGCCCATCTGGAAGGGGCGGAGGTGCGCCCGGCGCTGCGCGAGCTGGAAGAGCATTATCGCGAACGCGGCGTGCGGCTGGTGGAACGCGGGCGGCGCTGGCAATTCCAGACCGCGCCGGACCTTGCCCACCTGCTGCGGCGGGAGCGGGAGCAGGCCCGCCGCCTGAGCCGCGCGGCCACGGAAGTGCTGGCGATCGTCGCCTATCACGAGCCGGTCAGCCGCGCGGAGATCGAGGCGATTCGCGGGGTACAGACCGCCAAGGGCACGCTGGACGTGCTGATGGAGGCGGGCTGGGTGCGCGTGGCCGGCCGCCGCGAAGTGCCGGGGCGGCCGGTGATCTATGCCACCACGCCCGATTTCCTCTCGCACTTCGGCCTCGCCAGCCGGCGCGACCTGCCGGGGATCGACGAGCTGAAGGCTGCCGGCCTGCTGGATCCGGTGGACGAAGCCTATGCCGAACTGGTCGGCGGCGGGGATGACGAAGGCGAGGCCGGTGAGGGGGATGCTGCGGAAGCGGATGAACAAAGCCCCGCCGATGTCATCACCGCGTCAGATTTCGCGCCGCTGGAAAAGCCCGAGGAAAGCGCCTAG
- a CDS encoding segregation and condensation protein A gives MLRDLALDPDPEGWDGPGSGPSPDEALYLELDGWEGPLDLLLDLARRQKVDLKTISILALVDQYLGYIDRAEALKLELAADYLVMAAWLAYLKSALLLPKEEQEDPSPEELALRLQLRLQRLGAMREAAARLMGRDRIGRDVFLRGAPEGLRIDRKNAWQCEWFDLVAAYGQVRLRTEPVVHMVRERPVMTLDSALERVSAMLGVRLDWMELRDFLPAHAEPRLRKSALASSFVAALELARLGKAELRQEEIFGPLHLRRPAA, from the coding sequence ATGCTGCGCGACCTGGCGCTCGATCCCGACCCGGAGGGGTGGGACGGGCCGGGCAGCGGCCCTTCGCCCGACGAGGCGCTGTATCTGGAACTGGATGGCTGGGAAGGGCCGCTGGACCTGCTGCTGGACCTCGCCCGACGGCAGAAGGTCGATCTCAAGACCATCTCCATCCTGGCGCTGGTGGATCAATATCTCGGCTATATCGACCGGGCAGAGGCGCTGAAGCTGGAACTGGCGGCCGATTATCTGGTGATGGCCGCCTGGCTGGCCTATCTGAAATCCGCCCTGCTGCTGCCGAAGGAGGAGCAGGAAGACCCGAGCCCCGAAGAGCTGGCCCTGCGGCTGCAGCTGCGCCTGCAGCGCCTGGGCGCCATGCGCGAGGCGGCGGCACGGCTGATGGGGCGTGACCGGATCGGACGGGACGTGTTCCTGCGCGGCGCACCCGAAGGCCTGCGAATCGACCGCAAGAATGCCTGGCAATGCGAATGGTTCGATCTCGTTGCCGCCTATGGGCAGGTGCGCCTGCGCACGGAACCGGTGGTGCATATGGTGCGCGAACGCCCGGTGATGACGCTGGATTCGGCGCTGGAGCGGGTTTCCGCCATGCTGGGCGTGCGGCTGGACTGGATGGAGCTGCGCGATTTCCTGCCCGCCCATGCCGAGCCGCGCCTGCGCAAATCGGCGCTGGCATCCAGCTTCGTGGCGGCGCTGGAACTCGCCCGGCTGGGCAAGGCGGAGCTGCGGCAGGAGGAGATCTTCGGCCCGCTCCATCTGCGCAGGCCCGCGGCATGA